The nucleotide sequence AACTAGATCAATTTATGCAACGTGAGAAACAACGTCCCCATGGACATGCTTGGACGCCCCCTCCTCCCAAATAAATTTGTAGATGCACCGCAATAATTTGTCAGAAGGTTTATCGGGAAAAGGTAATTTATGATAACAACCGAACGTATAGATATTTGTTTAATTGCCCCTCCATCAAGGGCATCTACAATGACGGTGCCCGTAAGTCTGTTATATCTTCATGGATGGCTCACGAGAGAAAATATTCATTGCAAAATAATCGATGTTAAATTTGGTAAACCCAACATCTCTCTCTATATAGCTCAGATAGATATCGTCAGAGGGAAAATAGTAGAAGAGATATTAAAGCATAAGCCAAAGTATATAGGCATCACATGCTTTACCACAGATTTCTGGGAAGTAATTAACCTCTCAAATGTCATAAAAAGTCAGCTGGATTGTACGATAATTGTCGGCGGGGTGCACGCAAACATAAGGCCGCAAGATTTCTTTTTTGATGGTTCGCCTATAGATATAGTTGTTTCAGGAGATGGACAACAGCCTTTAGTAGAGATTATCAATAACCTTAATTCCAATAAAGATCTTCTCGGAATAGAGGGACTAACCTATGTAAACGAAAGGGGAGAGATCATTTCCCAAGGGGTTGCAACTTTCAAAAATTTAGGGGAAATGCCGAACCCGGATTACCCCCAGTTGGATATGGAATACTACATGCAGCCTCATAGAGGCATTATCAGATCGTTATTTGCTTCTGGAATTCATGTCTTCACTACAATTGGCTGTCCTTTCCGCTGCACCTTTTGTGGTAATCGGGCAAAGAAAGTTAGATATAGACCGATTCCCAAAGTATTAGATGAAATTGAGGGTCTAATAGAGCAGTATAATATAGATGCATTTTATATACAGGATGACACTTTTTGCCTTGATAAATCGAGAGTTGTAGAGTTTGCCCAAGGTTTAGAAGAGCGAAACATGCAAGTATCCTGGGGTATGGAAACACGTGTAAATCTAATTAATGAAGACATTATTAGAATGCTCAAAGAAGTAGGTTGCATCCAAATAGATTTTGGAGTTGAGTCAGGCTCTGATGCTGCTTTGAAACGCATGAAAAAGGGCGTCACTGTGGAACAGACGATAAAGGCTTTTGAGTTATGTAAAAAATACAGAATGAGAACATTCGCCAATATAATGTTTAATACCCCCGGCGAGACGCGTGAAGATGTTGAATTAACCATGAATCTCTTAAAGAAGACACGTCCAACGGGAATTGGCTTGGGATTGACGGTTCCCTTCCCTGGCACCGAAATATATGAGCAATATGTGAAGCCGCCCCTTACGAGAGATGAATATAGACTATTAACCCATCCGGATCTTTATTTTAAAGTTATAGATCCAAGATTCCATATGGCAGAGCATGACTTAGACTTATCAAAGCTCAGGATAAAGACAAAGGCGAGGTTCGATAATTTTAGAACATTTATAGATTTCACACTTAATCCAAACTATTTAAAGGCATTATACAAAAGTAAACGAAAAATGCAGTATTTGAAAGCAATCTTTACTACCATATTCATTGAGCGTCCTATTAAATATATTAGTATAATTCGAAATTGGATTAAGAAGTAAACAATGAGATATAAAAAAAAGATAACGGTTATAAGCGGGATTTTTTATCCCGATATCGGCGGCCCCTCAACCTATTTAATGAAATTGTTAAGTGATTTTACTAATTACGATTTAGCTGAGATCACGGTGATTACTTATGGTGAAGACAACGCAACCTATCCCTTCAAGGTTGTAAAGACTTCCAGATCGTGGCCAATAATTATAAGGTTATTTTTATTCACCATAAGATGTTTTATTCATGGTCGAAAAGCTGATATTTGGTTCGTAAATGATTACGGATTTCCTGCTGTATTAGCTAATGTGTTTTTAAGGAAGAAAATAATATTGAAAGTTGCAGGTGAGTTTGCGTGGGAATTTTCTCAGCGTCACGGCTATGTCAAAAATATGGGGATTAATGAATTTCAAAGCTACCGATCATCTAAGGTTGTAAATATTGTTAAGTTTATACAAAAATTTTATGCTTCACAAGCAAACCTTATTGTAACCCCGAGTAACTGTCTCAAGAAAATTATAACAGGATGGGGGATCGACAAAGATAGGGTTGAAGTTATCCATAACGCGATAGATGCTGAAAAATATCGCTCAAATCTGACAAAAGAGGAGGCAAGGGCTTTATTCGGGATCCCGAAGGATAAAACGATTCTATTAACTATTGCACGATTGCTCGCATTGAAGAGAATTGACGATATTTTAGTGCGACTGCAATCGCTTGATGACTCTTACTACTATGTGATTGCAGGAGAGGGACCTGAGATGGCAAATCTCAAGAGGATCACAGTGCAATTGGGAATACAGAACAGGGCAATCTTTTTGGGGAAAGTTGAACATGAAGATATTCCCACCTTATTCAAAGCGTCAGATGTTTTTATCTTGAATTCGGAACATGAGGGCTTGCCTCATGTCCTTCTTGAAGCGGCTGCTGCTGGAGTTCCCTCTCTTATTTCTGATTTGGAAGGCTCGCGAGAAGTTGTAGATAGATCGGCGAGCGGCATCGTTCTTGGAGATAATTTCAGGGAGGATATTAAAAGATCTCTCGACTTCAAGGAAGTTAAATTAGCTAAAGAGTTTGAGTGGTCCTATCTGTTTTCGAGAATGAAGCAAGTTTTTGAGATCTAAAACCGATTTTATGAATTTAAGACCTTATGAGGCCGTCTGTCTAATGAGGCATCAAAATAAGAGGGTGCTCGATTTAGGCAGTCGAGATAAGCTTTTAAAAAAGTATTTACCAAAAGATACAATTTATCAAGGCATAGATTTTAAAGATGGCGAAGAAGTTAAAGGGTGGAATTTGGAGCAAGGGATTCCATTTGAAGATAAATCTTTTGATGTAATTTTTGCTCTTGATGTATTGGAACATGTAGAAAATATTCATTCCCTAATGGATGAAATTCTAAGAGTAGCAAAGAATGAGGTAATAATAACACTGCCGAACATATACTATTGGCGGTACAGAATAAAATTCCTTTTTGGAAAAGAGTTGAGCGGTAAGTATAGTTTGCCGCTCAATAAAACCTTAGATAGGCATAGGTGGCTCACCTCTTACCTCAATGCTATCAAATTTATTAGATATAAAGCAGGCAGTTACAAGGTACGGGTATTTTTTGGGAAAACATCAAACTTTTTACTATTATCATCATTAGAGAAGGTCCTCCAAAGAGCATTTCCAAATTTTGCAGCACATACCATATTTTATCATATTGATTTGGGTGAACGTGCAGTAGGAGATAATTTACTTGAAAAAAACTAAGAAAGGTCTTTTTCATAAGGCCCAAATAACGAGCGTGGAAATAAAAAAATTATCTCACAGGGTCTTATGGAAAAAATTAAAATTTTAGATGTCTTGGCATGGATTTGGCGCGGGAAATCCATTACGAGAGCAATGATGAATGTACTGATAGCTGAAAATAAATTGCTGAAAGGTACTATAATTGATTTAGGAGGCGGTGGTCATCCAAGCTATTTAGATATAATTGATATTGATGGAAATTTCTTTAATATGGATATGCTTGTAGAAGCAAAGCCATCTTTTGTTGGAAACTTAGAGGACCCTCTCCCTATAACCAGTAATATTGCAGACACTGTATTGTTATTTAATACTCTTGAGCACGTTTTTAATTACCAGCTTGTTATAGATGAAATGCACCGAATTTTAAAACCGAATGGTAAAGCAATAGTCTTTGTTCCCTTTTTAATGAGTTATCATACTTATCAAGGTCAGTCATTTCTGATTGATGATTTCTTTCGTTACACTAAAAGTGCATTAATTCGTATCCTTACCAATGCTGGGTTTATCAAGGTAAATATAACGCCTGTTGGAGGATTCTTCTGGGTTATAGCAGATTTATTACAAATTGGGCTTAAGTATCGTTTCCTCGCAACAGTTTCAACGCTCATATGTGGCTTTCTGGAAGTGATCTTAGCGCTTATAAGAGATTATAATTCATCAGAAAGATTCCCCCTAGGCTATTTTATTGAAGCAGAGAAATGACTCATTCCCCAAAACCACCCTTACGTATTCTGAACATAGGGCTGGACCGCTATTTAATGGATCCATCACTTTGCAGCGAGTCTCAAATACGTCAATTACTTTATGCTAAAGAACTGCCTGCCAAAATAGTAATAATCAATTATGTAAAAAACTCTAATGTCCTTTCTAAGGAGCCAGTAGTGTTAGGTTCAGGAGAGGTTAAAGTTATTCCATGTGTTGTGCCACATTGGAGTTTATTTCCACTTAAGGCTATCAGAATAGCGTCACATATATTGATGAGGAGGCCATTTGATCTAATCCAAGTGCAAGAACCGTTTCTTTCAGGAATGGCTGGTCTTTTTCTATCACGTCGTTTTAAGATTCCATTAGTAGCAGGTGTTTTTAGTGATGAGATTGGAAATCCAGTCTGGCTAAAAGAGAATACTCTCAATAAAATTGCTAATATGGTAGGCAAAAGAGTGTTAAAGCAAGCTGCGATAATTAGAACAGATAGCCAGGCCGTAACAAATCGGCTTAAATCGATAGGGTTTAATAAGGTTGTATTTATTCCCTTTTTGATTACAAATGCTGCTCTTTTATCTAGCTCTACAGGAAATATCCTAAGGGTGAGAGAGGATTTGCTCGATGGTTCAATAGGACCGCTATTGCTTGGCGTTTTTCGTCTTGAAAAAGAAAAAAATATTCCTATGCTTTTAGAAGCATTTAGCAGAGTGACAGAAAATTTACCAGGTGCAAGGCTGGTTATAGCTGGTGACGGAAGTCTACGACACGAGCTTGAGTATAAAGTTTCAAAATTGGTACCAGGAAAGGTTAAATGGCTAGGTCGTATCCCAAATGAAAAAATACCCGCAATTTATCAAGCCGCTGACTTGGTGCTTTTAGCATCAAACGTTGAGAGTTCTGCCCGTGTTCTGACTGAATCCTTATTAGCTGGGACTCCTGTACTGACTACAGATACTGCGGGAGCCAGAGAGGTAATTGAAGATGGGAAATCTGGTCGAGTAGTTCCGGTTGGTGATGTTGAAGCATTTGCACTTGCGTTAAATGAAATGTGCCAGGATATGAATGTGTTGAAAGATATGGGACGATACGGTCAAAGACACATGATGTCAATCGTGACAAAAGAGTCAGTAATGGAAAAATTGAGGCACCTTTTCAACTATGCGGTTGGCGGACAGAAGTGAATCTTTTGCTGTTTAATTTAGCTACTGATTCTGAACACGTAACACTTGCTTTTGCTTTAAAATGGGTCAAAGAGCTTGCTCACTATTTTGATCATATAGATATTGTGACAATGTATGAGGGAAAACATGATCTGCCTGAAAATGTTTCAGTCTGGTCAGTGGGACGCGAGAGAGGATATTCAAAACTTAGCCGCATTTGGAAATTCTATACTATTGTTTTAAGCATATTAAGATTGCGACGTGTTGATATTGCTTTCACTCATATGATACATATTTTTGCCGTTTTATTTTGGCCGATTGCTAAAGTTTACCGCATTAGAAATGTGCTGTGGTATGCACACGGTGCAGTACCTTTTGGCTTACGTATAGCGCATTTTTTAGTTGACAAAATTATCAGTCCGACTCCCGAGAGTTTCAGATTGCCCTCAGACAAAGTCGAATTTTTGGGGCATGGAATTGATACAAATCTTTTTACTCCATCAGGTCTCAGTGAAAATTCAACTTTCCGGATCATATCTGTTGGGCGTATTTCTCCTGTAAAAGGCCTTGATATTTTAGTTGAAGCCTTGAGAGGCTGGATCATTCCAGATGGGAAATCTTGGGAACTGACCATAATAGGGACTGCAACAACGGATATTGAACGCGCATATGAAAAAGCTTTTGTGAAGCGCGTACTTGAACTGAATAAATGTGGAAGAATAAGTTTGTTAGGACGTTTAGATCAGATAGAGATTGCTCAATCGCTGAAGCAAGCCGATGTATTTATTAGCTTGAGTGCAACAGGTAGTCTGGATAAAGCAATTATAGAAGCTATGGCATGCGGCTGTCCTGTATTGAGCAGTAACGACGCTTTTTATTCTATTGCTGAGAGAAACGGCTTTCCCGAATGTTATGTTAGTCCATCTCCCGACTCTGTTAGATCGGGCTTGGACTGGATGGTGAATCTAAGTGAAAAGGAAAGAAAAGAATTATCTATGAGAGTCGAGGAAGTGGCAAAATTTAATCACTCATTGGATAGTCTTATACAAAAACTCAAAAGTATATTATTTTACTTAGCGAGAAGCTAAACATAAGGAGTGAAAAAGACATTTATTAAATTGCTGAAGGGGGCAGCATTTATTTTGCTATTGCCCTTTTTTATATGGTCAAAATTACCTTTTTCGGAATATAGCAGTTTTACTGCACCAAGTCAGATCCTCTCCTTGATACCTGGTTTGTCTGGGATTTTATTGCGAAGAGTTTGGTATGAAAATACCTTGAAATCTTGTGGGAGAAAATTGACAGTAGATTGGCTTGCGGCAATTCGCACGAGAGACTCTGAGATTGGTAATAACTGTACATTAGGCGTTGCTAATTGGGTCGGTTGGATATTAATGGGAGATGATGTAATTATGGGCAGTCGCGTAGTTCTATCAAGTGGAGGAAGACAACACTCTTTCTCAGACTTGCGAGTACCTATACGTTTGCAGCAGGGAGCTAAGAGACAGTTGAAAATTGGTAGTAATATATGGATCGGTGCTCATTCTGTTATTTTAGCTGATATAAGTTCAGGTACTGTAGTTGGCGCGGGAAGTATAGTAACTAAAACTTATTCTGAAAATGCAGTCATAGCAGGTAATCCTGCTCGAATACTAT is from Thermodesulfobacteriota bacterium and encodes:
- a CDS encoding radical SAM protein produces the protein MITTERIDICLIAPPSRASTMTVPVSLLYLHGWLTRENIHCKIIDVKFGKPNISLYIAQIDIVRGKIVEEILKHKPKYIGITCFTTDFWEVINLSNVIKSQLDCTIIVGGVHANIRPQDFFFDGSPIDIVVSGDGQQPLVEIINNLNSNKDLLGIEGLTYVNERGEIISQGVATFKNLGEMPNPDYPQLDMEYYMQPHRGIIRSLFASGIHVFTTIGCPFRCTFCGNRAKKVRYRPIPKVLDEIEGLIEQYNIDAFYIQDDTFCLDKSRVVEFAQGLEERNMQVSWGMETRVNLINEDIIRMLKEVGCIQIDFGVESGSDAALKRMKKGVTVEQTIKAFELCKKYRMRTFANIMFNTPGETREDVELTMNLLKKTRPTGIGLGLTVPFPGTEIYEQYVKPPLTRDEYRLLTHPDLYFKVIDPRFHMAEHDLDLSKLRIKTKARFDNFRTFIDFTLNPNYLKALYKSKRKMQYLKAIFTTIFIERPIKYISIIRNWIKK
- a CDS encoding glycosyltransferase family 4 protein, with the translated sequence MRYKKKITVISGIFYPDIGGPSTYLMKLLSDFTNYDLAEITVITYGEDNATYPFKVVKTSRSWPIIIRLFLFTIRCFIHGRKADIWFVNDYGFPAVLANVFLRKKIILKVAGEFAWEFSQRHGYVKNMGINEFQSYRSSKVVNIVKFIQKFYASQANLIVTPSNCLKKIITGWGIDKDRVEVIHNAIDAEKYRSNLTKEEARALFGIPKDKTILLTIARLLALKRIDDILVRLQSLDDSYYYVIAGEGPEMANLKRITVQLGIQNRAIFLGKVEHEDIPTLFKASDVFILNSEHEGLPHVLLEAAAAGVPSLISDLEGSREVVDRSASGIVLGDNFREDIKRSLDFKEVKLAKEFEWSYLFSRMKQVFEI
- a CDS encoding methionine biosynthesis protein MetW, translating into MRHQNKRVLDLGSRDKLLKKYLPKDTIYQGIDFKDGEEVKGWNLEQGIPFEDKSFDVIFALDVLEHVENIHSLMDEILRVAKNEVIITLPNIYYWRYRIKFLFGKELSGKYSLPLNKTLDRHRWLTSYLNAIKFIRYKAGSYKVRVFFGKTSNFLLLSSLEKVLQRAFPNFAAHTIFYHIDLGERAVGDNLLEKN
- a CDS encoding methyltransferase domain-containing protein, whose product is MEKIKILDVLAWIWRGKSITRAMMNVLIAENKLLKGTIIDLGGGGHPSYLDIIDIDGNFFNMDMLVEAKPSFVGNLEDPLPITSNIADTVLLFNTLEHVFNYQLVIDEMHRILKPNGKAIVFVPFLMSYHTYQGQSFLIDDFFRYTKSALIRILTNAGFIKVNITPVGGFFWVIADLLQIGLKYRFLATVSTLICGFLEVILALIRDYNSSERFPLGYFIEAEK
- a CDS encoding glycosyltransferase, which codes for MDPSLCSESQIRQLLYAKELPAKIVIINYVKNSNVLSKEPVVLGSGEVKVIPCVVPHWSLFPLKAIRIASHILMRRPFDLIQVQEPFLSGMAGLFLSRRFKIPLVAGVFSDEIGNPVWLKENTLNKIANMVGKRVLKQAAIIRTDSQAVTNRLKSIGFNKVVFIPFLITNAALLSSSTGNILRVREDLLDGSIGPLLLGVFRLEKEKNIPMLLEAFSRVTENLPGARLVIAGDGSLRHELEYKVSKLVPGKVKWLGRIPNEKIPAIYQAADLVLLASNVESSARVLTESLLAGTPVLTTDTAGAREVIEDGKSGRVVPVGDVEAFALALNEMCQDMNVLKDMGRYGQRHMMSIVTKESVMEKLRHLFNYAVGGQK
- a CDS encoding glycosyltransferase family 4 protein, with the protein product MNLLLFNLATDSEHVTLAFALKWVKELAHYFDHIDIVTMYEGKHDLPENVSVWSVGRERGYSKLSRIWKFYTIVLSILRLRRVDIAFTHMIHIFAVLFWPIAKVYRIRNVLWYAHGAVPFGLRIAHFLVDKIISPTPESFRLPSDKVEFLGHGIDTNLFTPSGLSENSTFRIISVGRISPVKGLDILVEALRGWIIPDGKSWELTIIGTATTDIERAYEKAFVKRVLELNKCGRISLLGRLDQIEIAQSLKQADVFISLSATGSLDKAIIEAMACGCPVLSSNDAFYSIAERNGFPECYVSPSPDSVRSGLDWMVNLSEKERKELSMRVEEVAKFNHSLDSLIQKLKSILFYLARS
- a CDS encoding acyltransferase, with protein sequence MKKTFIKLLKGAAFILLLPFFIWSKLPFSEYSSFTAPSQILSLIPGLSGILLRRVWYENTLKSCGRKLTVDWLAAIRTRDSEIGNNCTLGVANWVGWILMGDDVIMGSRVVLSSGGRQHSFSDLRVPIRLQQGAKRQLKIGSNIWIGAHSVILADISSGTVVGAGSIVTKTYSENAVIAGNPARILYMRS